One window of Mesorhizobium sp. PAMC28654 genomic DNA carries:
- a CDS encoding ABC transporter substrate-binding protein produces MKLRTLILGLCSTSALAFAAHAESITIATVNNGDMVRMQKLTDDFTKANPDIQLQWVTLEENVLRERVTTDIATKGGQYDVMTIGTYEVPIWAKQSWLLPLDKLGDDYDAKDIIPAIAGGLSVDGKLYAAPFYGESSFVMYRKDLMDKAGLKMPDAPTWDFIRQAADKMTDRANGVNGVCLRGKAGWGENMAFLTAMSNSFGARWFDENWKPQFDQPEWKKTLQFYVDLMKADGPEGASSNGFNENLALFQQGKCGMWIDATVAASFVSDPKNSTVADKVGYALAPDNGLGKRGNWLWAWSLAIPAGTKKADAAEKFVSWATSKHYADLVASKEGWANAPPGTRSSLYANPDYQKAAPFAKMTLDSINAADPTHPTVKPVPYVGVQFVAIPEFQGLGTTVGQLFSAALAGQSSVDDALKQAQDVATSTMTEGGYIK; encoded by the coding sequence ATGAAACTTCGCACGCTCATCCTGGGCTTGTGCTCGACCAGCGCACTCGCGTTCGCCGCACATGCCGAATCCATCACCATCGCCACCGTCAACAATGGCGACATGGTCCGCATGCAGAAGCTGACCGACGACTTCACCAAGGCTAACCCCGACATCCAGCTCCAGTGGGTCACGCTCGAAGAGAACGTGCTGCGCGAGCGCGTCACTACCGACATCGCCACCAAGGGCGGCCAGTACGACGTGATGACCATCGGCACTTATGAAGTACCGATCTGGGCCAAGCAGAGCTGGCTGTTGCCGCTCGACAAGCTCGGCGACGACTACGACGCCAAGGACATCATCCCGGCCATCGCCGGCGGCCTTTCGGTCGACGGCAAGCTCTATGCCGCGCCCTTCTACGGCGAGAGCTCCTTCGTCATGTACCGCAAGGATTTGATGGACAAGGCGGGCCTGAAGATGCCCGACGCGCCGACCTGGGATTTCATCCGCCAGGCCGCCGACAAGATGACCGACCGCGCCAACGGCGTGAACGGCGTCTGCCTGCGCGGCAAGGCCGGCTGGGGCGAGAACATGGCCTTCCTGACGGCGATGTCGAACTCCTTCGGCGCGCGCTGGTTCGACGAGAACTGGAAGCCCCAGTTCGATCAGCCCGAGTGGAAGAAGACGCTGCAGTTCTATGTCGACCTGATGAAGGCCGACGGTCCTGAGGGCGCATCGTCCAACGGCTTCAACGAGAACCTGGCGCTGTTCCAGCAGGGCAAGTGCGGCATGTGGATCGACGCTACCGTCGCCGCGTCCTTCGTCTCCGACCCCAAGAACTCCACCGTCGCCGACAAGGTCGGCTATGCCCTGGCGCCCGATAATGGGCTGGGCAAGCGCGGCAACTGGCTGTGGGCATGGTCGCTGGCCATTCCCGCCGGCACCAAGAAGGCCGACGCCGCCGAGAAGTTCGTGTCCTGGGCGACCAGCAAGCACTACGCTGATCTCGTCGCTTCGAAGGAAGGCTGGGCCAATGCTCCTCCCGGCACGCGTTCCTCGCTCTACGCCAACCCCGACTACCAGAAGGCGGCGCCGTTCGCCAAGATGACGCTGGACTCGATCAACGCGGCCGATCCGACGCATCCGACCGTCAAGCCGGTGCCCTATGTCGGCGTCCAGTTCGTCGCCATCCCTGAATTCCAGGGTCTAGGCACGACCGTCGGCCAGCTCTTCTCGGCGGCTCTCGCCGGCCAGTCGAGCGTCGACGATGCGCTCAAGCAGGCCCAGGACGTCGCCACCTCGACGATGACCGAAGGCGGTTATATCAAGTAA
- a CDS encoding carbohydrate ABC transporter permease: MARSVTTQHKTIATAAAWIVALLIFFPILYTIITSFKSEQEAIQGFSLIPSGTFESYSEVQAQSGYFKFFLNSVILSVGSTIIALLVAIPAAWSMAFSPTKRTKDILMWMLSTKMMPAVAVLFPIYLIFRNLGLLDSRIGLMIMLMLINLPIVVWMLYTYFREIPGEILEAARMDGASLWNEIIYVLTPMAVPGIASTMLLNIILAWNEAFWTIRLTTTDAAPLTAFISSFSSPQGLFWAKLSAASTLAIAPILIMGWFSQKQLVRGLTFGAVK, from the coding sequence ATGGCACGCTCCGTCACCACCCAACACAAGACGATTGCGACCGCGGCCGCCTGGATCGTCGCGCTGCTGATCTTCTTCCCGATCCTCTATACGATCATCACCTCGTTCAAGTCGGAGCAGGAGGCCATCCAGGGCTTCAGCCTGATCCCGTCGGGGACGTTCGAGAGCTATTCCGAGGTCCAGGCGCAAAGCGGCTACTTCAAGTTCTTCCTCAACTCGGTGATCCTCTCGGTCGGCTCGACCATCATTGCCTTGCTGGTCGCGATACCGGCGGCATGGTCGATGGCGTTCTCGCCGACCAAGCGGACCAAGGACATCCTGATGTGGATGCTGTCCACCAAGATGATGCCGGCGGTCGCCGTGCTGTTCCCGATCTACCTGATCTTCCGCAACCTCGGACTGCTGGATTCCCGCATCGGCCTGATGATCATGCTGATGCTGATCAACCTGCCGATCGTGGTGTGGATGCTCTACACCTACTTCCGCGAAATCCCCGGCGAGATTTTGGAAGCGGCACGCATGGACGGCGCATCACTGTGGAACGAGATCATCTATGTGCTGACGCCGATGGCGGTGCCCGGCATCGCCTCGACCATGCTGCTCAACATCATCCTGGCCTGGAACGAGGCGTTCTGGACGATCCGGCTGACCACCACCGATGCCGCTCCGCTCACCGCCTTCATCAGTTCGTTCTCCAGCCCTCAGGGGTTGTTCTGGGCCAAGCTTTCGGCGGCCTCGACGCTGGCCATCGCCCCGATCCTGATCATGGGCTGGTTCAGCCAGAAGCAGCTGGTGCGCGGCCTGACATTTGGCGCCGTGAAGTAA
- a CDS encoding ABC transporter ATP-binding protein — MGNITLKNVSKSFGATSIIPGLDLVIENGEFVVFVGPSGCGKSTLLRLIAGLEDTSGGTINIDGRDVTGEAPAKRKLAMVFQSYALYPHMTVAKNIGFPLKMAGEDKATIDRKVGDAARVLNLTNYLERRPGQLSGGQRQRVAIGRAIVRQPTAFLFDEPLSNLDAALRGTMRLEISELHHQLKTTMIYVTHDQVEAMTMADKIVVLNAGNIEQVGSPMELYKTPKNLFVAGFIGSPKMNLIEGAPAAKYGVKTIGIRPEHMQISTTAGDWKAVVGVAEHLGSDTFLHVQADGVGPLTVRADGELAVHHGDTIYLTPDKAKLHRFGPDGKAIAQ, encoded by the coding sequence ATGGGAAACATCACGCTCAAGAACGTCTCCAAGTCCTTCGGGGCGACATCGATCATCCCCGGCCTCGACCTGGTGATCGAGAACGGTGAGTTCGTCGTCTTCGTCGGTCCGTCGGGCTGCGGCAAGTCCACGCTGCTGCGGTTGATCGCGGGCCTGGAGGACACCAGCGGCGGCACCATCAATATCGATGGCCGCGACGTCACCGGCGAAGCGCCGGCCAAGCGTAAGCTTGCCATGGTGTTCCAGTCCTACGCGCTCTATCCGCACATGACGGTGGCCAAGAACATCGGCTTCCCGCTGAAGATGGCTGGCGAGGACAAGGCCACCATCGACAGGAAGGTGGGAGACGCGGCGCGTGTGCTCAACCTTACCAACTACCTCGAACGCCGGCCCGGCCAGCTTTCCGGCGGCCAGCGCCAGCGCGTCGCCATCGGTCGTGCCATTGTGCGTCAGCCGACTGCCTTCCTGTTCGACGAGCCGCTATCCAACCTCGATGCCGCCCTGCGCGGCACCATGCGGCTGGAAATCAGCGAACTCCACCATCAGCTCAAGACCACCATGATCTATGTGACCCACGACCAGGTCGAGGCCATGACCATGGCCGACAAGATCGTGGTGCTGAACGCCGGCAACATCGAACAGGTCGGCTCGCCGATGGAACTCTACAAGACCCCGAAGAACCTGTTCGTCGCCGGCTTCATAGGCTCGCCGAAGATGAACCTGATCGAGGGCGCGCCCGCCGCCAAATATGGCGTCAAGACCATCGGCATCCGTCCCGAGCATATGCAGATTTCGACGACGGCCGGGGACTGGAAAGCCGTCGTTGGCGTCGCCGAGCATCTCGGCTCCGACACTTTCCTTCACGTCCAGGCAGACGGTGTCGGCCCGCTGACGGTGCGTGCCGATGGCGAACTCGCCGTTCATCACGGCGACACGATCTATCTGACGCCCGACAAGGCCAAGCTGCATCGCTTCGGCCCCGACGGCAAGGCGATAGCGCAGTGA
- a CDS encoding carbohydrate ABC transporter permease, whose product MATQQTRSLARFMMAPSVVLLLVWMVVPLAFTLWFSFQQYNPLNPIRDGFVGFSNYALFYSNPAFLQSILNTLTIVVSVLLITVIGGTLLALLLDQPIWGQGIVRILVISPFFVMPPVAALVWKNMIMHPQYGVFADIARFFGAQPIDWFGQYPLTAIIIIVAWQWLPFATLILLTALQSLDGEQKEAAEMDGAGFVSRFIYLTLPHMSRAITVVILIQTIFLLSVYAEILVTTNGGPGYASTNLPFLVYQKALLEFKIGQASAGGIIAVILANIVAFFAMRAVGKNLDK is encoded by the coding sequence ATGGCTACTCAGCAGACCCGTTCGCTTGCCCGTTTCATGATGGCGCCATCCGTCGTGCTGCTTCTGGTCTGGATGGTTGTTCCGCTTGCATTCACGCTGTGGTTCTCCTTCCAGCAGTACAATCCGCTGAACCCGATCCGTGACGGCTTCGTTGGCTTCTCCAACTACGCGCTTTTCTACTCCAACCCGGCGTTCCTGCAGTCGATCCTCAACACGCTCACCATCGTCGTCAGCGTGCTACTGATCACGGTGATCGGTGGCACCCTGCTGGCGCTGCTGCTTGATCAGCCGATCTGGGGACAGGGGATCGTGCGCATCCTCGTCATCTCGCCGTTCTTCGTCATGCCGCCGGTGGCCGCATTGGTCTGGAAGAACATGATCATGCACCCGCAATACGGCGTCTTTGCCGATATTGCGCGCTTCTTCGGGGCTCAGCCGATCGACTGGTTCGGGCAGTATCCGCTCACCGCGATCATCATCATCGTCGCCTGGCAGTGGCTGCCGTTCGCGACGCTGATCCTTCTGACCGCCCTCCAGTCGCTCGACGGCGAGCAGAAGGAGGCCGCCGAGATGGATGGCGCCGGCTTTGTCAGCCGCTTCATCTATCTGACGCTGCCGCACATGTCGCGCGCCATTACCGTCGTCATCCTGATCCAGACGATCTTCCTTCTGTCGGTCTACGCAGAAATCCTCGTCACCACCAATGGTGGCCCGGGTTACGCCTCCACCAACCTGCCCTTCCTCGTCTACCAGAAGGCCTTGCTGGAGTTCAAAATCGGCCAGGCATCCGCCGGCGGCATCATCGCCGTCATCCTCGCCAACATCGTCGCCTTCTTCGCCATGCGCGCCGTCGGCAAGAACCTGGACAAGTAA